GGCAAATCACACGGGCTGGCATTAAAACTCTGGGATAGCTTAATCCATGAGGCAAGAATCCTTGCTGCCCTTATTGATATTCCGAGGGATGTTACCGAGGAGCAGATGGAACGATGGGTTAAGGACTTTGACTCATGGGATGTCTGTGACCAGGTTTGCAGTAAGCTCTTTGTTAAAACCTCATTTGCCAATGCTAAGGCGAGGCAGTGGTGCAAAAGAGACGAGGAGTTTGTAAAACGCGCTGGATTTGTCATGATAACAGCCCTCACAGTTTATGACAAAAAAGCAGATGACAATATTTTTCTTGATTTCTTTGATTTGATTAAAGAGGCCTCAACTGATGAGCGCAATTTTGTTAAAAAGGCTGTAAACTGGGCGTTGAGACAAATCGGAAAGAGAAACCAGACTCTCAGACGTGAGGCTGTAAGACTTGCCCACGAGATTTATGATATCAGAACTAAATCGTCAAAGTGGATAGCCTGCGACGCCCTGCGTGAGCTGGGAAAGTATGGTAATTAGTCTATAGTTTTCTTGAAAACTTTTTGTGCGGACAACACTTACCAGTCGTTGCCAAAAAAACTGGGGTTAAGGGGAGGCAGCGCCTCCCCCTTAACATCTATTACTATATCTGATTAACCAGCGTTTTCAACGAGCATAGCAAAGCCCATACCGCCGCCTATACACATGCTAATAATACCGTGTTTGTAACCGTTACGCTGCATGAGGTTCATGCCGGTAACCATTTGTCTTGCTCCGGTGCAGCCGATAGGGTGTCCGATTGAGATACCACTTCCGAGCTGATTGGGTTTTTCAGTAGGGATGCCCAGTTCTTTCAGACAGCCGATAGTCTGTGAAGCGAAGGCCTCGTTGAGTTCCCACATGTCGATGTCTTGTACAGACAATTTATTAGCCTTAAGGAGTTTTCTGATAGCTGGAATTGGTCCCAGTCCCATGTAGGCGGGGTCAAGGCCGCCTGCGGCGAATCCTTTAACCTTTACATAAGGCTTAAGGCCAAGTTCTTTTGCCTTGTCCGCGGACATCATAATAACAGCGGCGGCGCCGTCGTTAATTCCGGAGGCATTACCGGCAGTTACTGAGCCGTCTTTTTTGAAAGCTGGTTTCATTTTTCCGAGCTTTTCCATGCTGGTTTCCATTGGGCGTTCATCCGTATCAACAATAGTATCGCCTTTTCTGCCCTTTATTACAACAGGAACTATTTCTTTGGCGAAAGTGCCGTCTTTGATAGCTTTCAAAGCTCTGGTGTGGCTGAGGAGGCTGAGCTCGTCCTGTTCCTGACGGGTTATCCCGTAGAGGTCAACGATATTTTCAGCGGTTATTCCCATATGGTAGCCGTAGAAAATCTCAAACAGGCCGTCAAACACCATAAGATCATGGAGTTCGCCGATGCCGGTCAGAGCCATACGATAGCCCCACCGTGCCTGAAGCAATGCAAACGGAACATTGCTCATGCTTTCCATACCGCCGGCTACTATAACATCCGACTCACCGGCCATAATGGATGTTGCTCCCAGCGCTATTGCTTTTAAACCGGAGGAACAGACCTTGTTGATAGTAAAGGCGGGGGTTTCTTTAGGTATTCCGCCTTTAATCATTGCCTGTCTGCCGGGATTTTGCCCCTGTCCGGCCTGTAGGACATTGCCTATTATCACATCGTCAATAGCTACGGGTTTAAGAGAAGAATCCCAGTCCTGCACTTTCTTTTCAAGCTCTATAACGCCCTTGTCTTTTAACTTATCAGGAGCATTGTTTTTCATTTCATCGCTGACTACTGGCCGTAATCCTGTTCTTTTAAAGGCCTCTTTGATTACCAGAGCTCCCAGATCTATTGCCGACACATCCTTAAGTGTGCCGCCAAATGCCCCTACT
This portion of the Nitrospirota bacterium genome encodes:
- a CDS encoding DNA alkylation repair protein, giving the protein MKQSVYTGDIETKISEIILTLKSLSNPKNVEGMARYGINPENTLGITIPALKAIVREVGKSHGLALKLWDSLIHEARILAALIDIPRDVTEEQMERWVKDFDSWDVCDQVCSKLFVKTSFANAKARQWCKRDEEFVKRAGFVMITALTVYDKKADDNIFLDFFDLIKEASTDERNFVKKAVNWALRQIGKRNQTLRREAVRLAHEIYDIRTKSSKWIACDALRELGKYGN
- a CDS encoding acetyl-CoA C-acetyltransferase; the protein is MREVVIVGGVRTPVGAFGGTLKDVSAIDLGALVIKEAFKRTGLRPVVSDEMKNNAPDKLKDKGVIELEKKVQDWDSSLKPVAIDDVIIGNVLQAGQGQNPGRQAMIKGGIPKETPAFTINKVCSSGLKAIALGATSIMAGESDVIVAGGMESMSNVPFALLQARWGYRMALTGIGELHDLMVFDGLFEIFYGYHMGITAENIVDLYGITRQEQDELSLLSHTRALKAIKDGTFAKEIVPVVIKGRKGDTIVDTDERPMETSMEKLGKMKPAFKKDGSVTAGNASGINDGAAAVIMMSADKAKELGLKPYVKVKGFAAGGLDPAYMGLGPIPAIRKLLKANKLSVQDIDMWELNEAFASQTIGCLKELGIPTEKPNQLGSGISIGHPIGCTGARQMVTGMNLMQRNGYKHGIISMCIGGGMGFAMLVENAG